In Flavobacterium okayamense, a single window of DNA contains:
- the nqrF gene encoding NADH:ubiquinone reductase (Na(+)-transporting) subunit F: MIALEVSTTGLIATTVIAFLILLLVLVAVILFAKAKLVPSGPVKIKINGEEEIEVGSGSTLLSTLGGAKIFLPSACGGGGTCIQCKCKVLEGGGEALPTEIPHFNRKELAEGWRLGCQVKVKSDMKIEVPEEVFGIKKFEAKVYSNYNVASFIKEFIVELPEDMHYEPGGYIQIEIPKCEVKYSDIDITAHPVEHPGEPEKFKAEWDKFNLWPLVMKNTELVERAYSMASYPAEGRKIMLNVRVATPPWDRNINGWAKVNPGIASSYIFSRKEGDPVVVSGPYGEFFINESEAEMLYVGGGAGMAPMRSHLYHLFRTVKTGRKVTYWYGGRSKRELFYTDHFRALEKDFPNFKFYLALSEPLPEDNWKVKDGVNGEGDGFVGFIHNVVIDNYLSKHDNPEDIELYFCGPPMMNKAVQKMGEDFGLDPENIRFDDFGG, translated from the coding sequence ATGATAGCATTAGAAGTAAGTACTACGGGCTTAATTGCAACAACCGTAATTGCATTTTTAATTTTATTATTGGTTTTGGTTGCTGTTATTTTGTTTGCCAAAGCAAAATTAGTTCCATCAGGACCAGTTAAAATTAAAATTAACGGAGAAGAAGAAATTGAAGTTGGATCAGGAAGCACTTTACTATCTACATTAGGTGGTGCTAAAATTTTCTTACCATCTGCTTGTGGTGGTGGTGGAACTTGTATCCAATGTAAATGTAAAGTATTAGAAGGTGGAGGAGAAGCATTACCAACTGAAATTCCTCATTTTAATAGAAAAGAATTAGCTGAAGGATGGCGATTAGGATGTCAAGTAAAAGTAAAGAGCGACATGAAAATTGAAGTTCCTGAAGAAGTATTTGGTATCAAGAAATTTGAAGCTAAAGTATATTCTAACTACAACGTTGCTTCTTTTATTAAAGAATTTATTGTTGAGTTACCAGAAGATATGCACTATGAGCCAGGTGGATATATCCAAATTGAAATTCCTAAGTGTGAAGTTAAATATTCAGATATTGATATTACTGCACACCCAGTTGAGCATCCAGGTGAACCTGAGAAGTTTAAAGCGGAATGGGATAAATTCAATTTATGGCCATTAGTAATGAAAAATACCGAATTAGTAGAAAGAGCTTATTCAATGGCTTCTTACCCTGCTGAAGGTCGTAAAATTATGTTAAACGTTCGTGTTGCTACGCCACCATGGGATAGAAACATAAACGGATGGGCGAAAGTTAACCCAGGTATTGCATCTTCATACATTTTCTCAAGAAAAGAAGGAGATCCTGTTGTGGTTTCTGGACCTTATGGAGAATTCTTCATTAATGAATCAGAAGCAGAGATGTTATATGTAGGTGGTGGAGCTGGTATGGCGCCAATGCGTTCGCACTTATACCACTTATTCCGTACTGTGAAAACAGGAAGAAAAGTAACGTATTGGTACGGTGGACGTTCTAAACGTGAGTTATTCTATACCGATCATTTTAGAGCTTTAGAGAAAGATTTCCCTAACTTTAAATTCTACTTAGCACTTTCTGAGCCATTACCAGAAGATAACTGGAAAGTGAAAGATGGTGTAAATGGAGAAGGAGATGGTTTCGTAGGATTTATCCACAATGTGGTAATTGATAATTATTTATCTAAACACGATAACCCAGAAGATATTGAATTGTACTTCTGTGGACCACCTATGATGAACAAAGCAGTTCAAAAAATGGGTGAGGACTTCGGTTTAGATCCTGAAAATATTCGTTTCGACGATTTTGGAGGTTAA
- the nqrE gene encoding NADH:ubiquinone reductase (Na(+)-transporting) subunit E has protein sequence MELLQLFLKSIFIDNMVFATFLGMCSYLAVSKKVSTAVGLGAAVIFVMLVTVPLNYLLDQYILRPGALVWLGEEYAEYDLSFLTFILFIATIATMVQLVEMVVEKFAPALYNSLGIFLPLIAVNCAILGGSLFMQQKEFANITEATVYGVGSGIGWFLAILAIGAIREKIRYSNVPPAFRGLGMTFILTGLMAIGFMSFGGMLTGGDEAPKKEVVENVVPAEVEETPVETTIDSTAVETVNDSLTEIAQN, from the coding sequence ATGGAATTATTACAATTATTTTTAAAGTCAATTTTTATTGATAATATGGTATTCGCTACGTTCTTAGGAATGTGTTCTTACTTAGCGGTTTCTAAAAAAGTGTCTACAGCAGTAGGACTTGGTGCTGCGGTAATCTTCGTTATGTTAGTAACGGTACCATTAAACTATTTACTAGATCAATATATTCTTCGTCCAGGTGCTTTAGTTTGGTTAGGAGAAGAGTATGCTGAGTATGATTTAAGTTTCTTAACTTTCATTTTATTTATTGCTACTATTGCAACAATGGTACAGTTAGTTGAGATGGTTGTAGAGAAATTTGCACCTGCTTTATATAACTCATTAGGTATTTTCTTACCTCTTATTGCTGTTAACTGTGCTATCTTAGGTGGTTCGTTATTCATGCAACAAAAAGAGTTTGCAAACATTACTGAGGCTACAGTTTACGGTGTAGGTTCTGGTATTGGTTGGTTTTTAGCGATTTTAGCTATTGGTGCTATTCGTGAAAAAATTAGATACTCAAATGTACCACCAGCATTCCGTGGATTAGGTATGACATTTATCTTAACAGGTTTAATGGCTATCGGATTCATGTCTTTTGGAGGTATGTTAACAGGTGGAGATGAAGCACCTAAAAAAGAAGTTGTAGAAAATGTTGTTCCTGCTGAAGTTGAAGAAACACCAGTTGAAACTACAATCGATTCTACAGCTGTTGAAACTGTAAACGATTCATTAACTGAAATAGCACAAAATTAA
- a CDS encoding NADH:ubiquinone reductase (Na(+)-transporting) subunit D, with product MADNKQTEKEPLFSKKNLGLVKDPLTDNNPITVQVLGICSALAITAELKASVIMALSVMFVLAMGNVVISLMRNIIPSAIRIIAQLVVVAALVIIVDLTLKAYVPDLAKKLSVFVGLIITNCIIMGRFEAFALGNTPWKSFLDGIGNAAGYGLILVVVGFFRELLGSGKLFGYEVLGNPVEKTWLYSIGYENNGFMLLAPMALITLGLIIGFQRSRNKSLIEETH from the coding sequence ATGGCAGATAACAAACAAACAGAAAAAGAGCCATTGTTCTCAAAAAAGAATCTTGGACTTGTAAAAGATCCTTTAACTGATAATAACCCTATTACTGTTCAAGTATTAGGAATTTGTTCAGCGTTAGCAATTACAGCAGAATTAAAAGCTTCTGTAATTATGGCGTTGTCAGTTATGTTCGTACTTGCAATGGGTAACGTAGTAATTTCATTAATGCGTAACATCATTCCATCGGCTATTCGTATTATCGCACAATTAGTTGTAGTTGCTGCTTTAGTAATTATAGTTGACCTTACGTTGAAAGCCTACGTACCAGATTTAGCAAAAAAATTATCAGTATTCGTTGGATTAATTATAACGAACTGTATCATCATGGGACGTTTCGAAGCTTTTGCTTTGGGTAACACACCTTGGAAATCTTTCTTAGATGGTATTGGTAATGCAGCCGGATACGGTTTAATTTTAGTAGTTGTTGGTTTTTTCCGTGAATTGTTAGGTTCTGGAAAATTATTCGGATATGAAGTTTTAGGAAATCCAGTTGAAAAAACTTGGTTATATTCTATCGGTTACGAAAACAATGGTTTTATGTTGTTAGCGCCAATGGCCTTAATTACTTTAGGATTAATCATTGGTTTCCAACGCTCAAGAAATAAAAGTTTAATCGAAGAAACACACTAA
- the nqrC gene encoding NADH:ubiquinone reductase (Na(+)-transporting) subunit C — protein sequence MSTKRTDSNGYTIIFAIVMVVVVGSLLAFFANATKEMRVNNDKVKTQLDILNAMGVDATRANATEMFGQYIKQQYVVEGTEATENSEAYLIDVKKEQEAAKAGKTQKLPLFVGEKDGKTVYIVPVRGNGLWDAIWGYVALNDDLKSINGVYFDHKGETPGLGANITESFFKDDFKGEMIFDAEGNYKAVEISKSNGDPNNEDKTDNQVDAISGATITGNGVAAMLKKGIGLYLPYFETLKK from the coding sequence ATGTCAACAAAACGTACAGATTCAAACGGATATACTATCATCTTTGCCATTGTAATGGTTGTAGTGGTAGGTTCATTGTTGGCATTCTTCGCAAATGCTACAAAAGAAATGCGTGTTAACAACGATAAAGTTAAAACGCAGTTAGATATTTTAAATGCAATGGGAGTTGATGCTACTCGTGCAAATGCAACTGAAATGTTTGGTCAATATATCAAGCAACAGTATGTTGTTGAAGGAACTGAAGCAACTGAAAATTCTGAAGCATATTTAATTGATGTTAAAAAAGAACAAGAAGCTGCAAAAGCTGGTAAAACTCAAAAATTACCTTTATTTGTTGGAGAGAAAGACGGTAAGACTGTTTACATCGTACCAGTAAGAGGTAATGGTTTATGGGATGCTATTTGGGGTTATGTTGCATTAAATGATGATTTAAAATCGATCAATGGTGTATATTTTGACCACAAAGGTGAAACACCTGGTTTAGGAGCTAACATCACTGAGTCATTCTTTAAAGATGATTTTAAAGGTGAAATGATTTTTGATGCAGAAGGAAACTATAAAGCTGTTGAAATCTCTAAATCAAATGGAGATCCTAACAATGAGGATAAAACAGATAATCAAGTAGATGCAATTTCAGGAGCAACTATTACTGGTAACGGTGTAGCTGCAATGTTGAAAAAAGGAATTGGTCTTTACTTGCCTTATTTTGAAACATTAAAAAAGTAA
- a CDS encoding NADH:ubiquinone reductase (Na(+)-transporting) subunit B, which produces MSLKQNLHNLKEKYRGTKMEQSFNALHTFLYMPNMTTHSGSHVRDAADLKRVMNTVIMAMVPVLLFGMFNAGYQMNLQTIGADIDFLSMDNFLVGLKKILPLLIVSYGVGLGIEFIFATVKKHEVEEGYLVSGMLVPLIVPIDLPLWMLAVAVAFGVIIGKELFGGTGMNVLNPALTIRAFLFFNWAAWMSGDKVWVHGAVDGVKASNGVDAISGETILGALAQNKPLPEHWDAMNSFLGFIPGSVGETSTFLILLAGLFLILTGIGSARIMISAVIGAVVMGLIFNGLVDSGVIVEGTKFYSLMSFPYWQHLLVGGIAFGIVFMATDPVSASQTNMGKLIYGFLIGLFSILIRVFNPAYPEGVMMAILLMNVFAPTIDHYVVQANVKRRMKRLKLKTA; this is translated from the coding sequence ATGAGTTTAAAACAAAATTTACATAATTTAAAAGAAAAGTATCGCGGTACTAAAATGGAACAATCGTTCAACGCGCTTCATACTTTTCTTTACATGCCTAACATGACAACACATTCTGGTTCACATGTTAGAGACGCTGCCGACTTAAAGCGTGTAATGAACACGGTTATTATGGCAATGGTACCTGTTTTATTATTCGGTATGTTTAATGCAGGTTACCAAATGAATTTGCAGACTATTGGAGCTGATATTGATTTTCTTTCAATGGATAACTTCTTAGTTGGTTTAAAGAAGATTCTTCCTTTATTAATAGTGTCTTACGGTGTTGGTTTAGGTATCGAGTTTATTTTCGCTACAGTTAAAAAACACGAAGTAGAAGAAGGATATTTAGTTTCAGGTATGTTAGTACCATTAATTGTCCCTATTGATTTGCCTTTATGGATGTTAGCTGTTGCAGTTGCATTTGGTGTAATCATTGGTAAAGAGTTATTTGGTGGTACTGGAATGAATGTGCTAAATCCTGCCTTAACAATTCGTGCATTCTTATTCTTTAACTGGGCAGCTTGGATGTCTGGAGATAAAGTTTGGGTTCACGGAGCTGTTGATGGTGTAAAAGCTTCTAATGGTGTTGATGCTATTTCTGGAGAAACTATTTTAGGAGCTCTAGCTCAAAATAAACCACTGCCAGAGCATTGGGATGCAATGAATTCTTTCTTAGGGTTTATTCCTGGTTCTGTTGGTGAAACTTCAACTTTTTTAATTCTGTTAGCAGGTTTATTCTTAATCTTAACAGGAATAGGAAGTGCTCGAATTATGATTTCTGCTGTTATAGGTGCTGTAGTAATGGGATTAATCTTTAACGGATTAGTTGATTCTGGAGTAATCGTAGAAGGGACAAAATTCTATAGTTTAATGAGCTTTCCTTACTGGCAACACTTATTAGTTGGTGGTATTGCTTTTGGAATTGTTTTTATGGCAACTGATCCAGTTTCTGCTTCACAAACTAATATGGGTAAATTAATTTACGGATTTTTAATTGGATTATTTTCAATTTTAATTCGTGTATTTAATCCTGCTTATCCAGAAGGAGTTATGATGGCTATTTTATTAATGAACGTATTCGCTCCAACTATCGACCATTATGTAGTTCAAGCTAATGTTAAGAGAAGAATGAAACGTTTAAAACTTAAAACTGCTTAA
- a CDS encoding Na(+)-translocating NADH-quinone reductase subunit A: protein MSKDIRIKKGLDLKLKGEADRNVASVTRSKVYAIKPSDFHGVTPKMVVKEGATVKAGDVIFYSKNDEAVKFVSPVSGTIQEIVRGEKRVILEIRITADAQDAAVEHSKKNPNDLSEKEVKEQLLASGCWPFIKQRPYDVVANAADTPKAIFVSGINSAPLAGDLNFTLADKKEALQAGFTALTKLTSGKVHVTVAPNADFMPAVNGVSIHKGSGKHPVGLVSTQIASIDPLNKGERVWVVQIEDVAIIGELFLTGKVNFERTVALTGTGFEKPSYVKVIAGAQMSDVVANNIKDGNFRIISGNVLTGDKKSKDGFLGFYHNQVTAIPEGDDYDFFGWNKPQPNKFSVYRAMLFSFLTPNKKYDLNTNTNGEHRGFVLTGEYEKVCPLDIYPMQLLKAILVKDIDQMEALGIYEVAPEDFALTEFVDVSKQDHQRIVRQGLDLMIKEVG, encoded by the coding sequence ATGTCAAAAGACATTCGAATTAAAAAAGGTTTAGACCTTAAGTTGAAGGGTGAAGCAGACAGAAATGTCGCATCAGTAACCCGCTCGAAAGTCTATGCAATTAAACCTTCCGATTTTCATGGTGTTACACCTAAAATGGTTGTAAAAGAAGGTGCTACAGTTAAAGCCGGAGACGTTATTTTTTATTCTAAAAATGACGAGGCGGTAAAGTTTGTTTCTCCTGTAAGCGGAACTATCCAAGAAATTGTTCGTGGTGAAAAAAGAGTAATTTTAGAAATTAGAATTACTGCCGATGCTCAGGATGCAGCTGTAGAGCATAGTAAAAAGAATCCAAATGATTTATCTGAAAAAGAAGTAAAAGAGCAATTGTTAGCTTCTGGTTGTTGGCCATTTATTAAACAGCGTCCTTATGATGTTGTTGCAAATGCAGCTGATACTCCAAAAGCTATTTTTGTATCAGGAATTAACTCTGCGCCATTAGCGGGAGATTTAAATTTTACTTTAGCAGATAAAAAAGAAGCTTTACAAGCAGGATTTACAGCTTTAACAAAATTAACTTCAGGTAAAGTTCATGTAACTGTTGCTCCAAATGCAGATTTTATGCCTGCTGTTAATGGTGTTTCAATTCACAAAGGAAGTGGTAAACATCCAGTTGGATTAGTGTCTACTCAAATTGCTTCAATTGATCCTTTAAATAAAGGAGAGCGTGTTTGGGTTGTACAAATTGAAGATGTTGCAATTATTGGAGAGTTATTCCTTACTGGGAAAGTAAACTTTGAAAGAACAGTTGCTTTAACTGGGACAGGATTTGAAAAACCTTCGTATGTTAAAGTTATTGCAGGTGCTCAAATGAGTGATGTTGTTGCTAATAACATAAAAGATGGTAACTTCAGAATTATCAGTGGAAATGTATTAACAGGAGATAAAAAATCTAAAGATGGTTTCTTAGGTTTTTATCATAATCAGGTTACAGCTATTCCAGAAGGTGATGATTATGATTTCTTCGGTTGGAATAAACCTCAACCTAATAAATTTAGTGTGTATAGAGCAATGTTGTTCTCGTTTTTAACACCGAATAAAAAATACGACTTAAATACTAATACAAATGGTGAACACAGAGGTTTTGTGTTGACTGGTGAGTATGAAAAAGTTTGTCCTCTTGATATTTATCCAATGCAATTATTAAAAGCTATTTTGGTAAAAGATATTGACCAAATGGAGGCATTAGGTATTTATGAAGTTGCTCCTGAAGATTTTGCTTTAACAGAATTTGTTGATGTTTCAAAACAAGATCATCAGAGAATTGTGAGACAAGGATTGGACTTAATGATTAAAGAAGTAGGTTAA
- a CDS encoding DUF5103 domain-containing protein has product MIKKLTTILLSIVFNFTFAQIEKEVVPPFNIKTVSFTQNGNNVIPFFRLGEQFQIEFDDLYGNEADYYYTITQCNYDWTPSILAKQEYLNGIDNQRIMNYLNSYNTLQQYSHYIQEFPNRFNSITKSGNYIIKVFNDEQELVFSRKFIIYEDQIGVQLSIRRSRSFDTLNEKQNIELAINYGESYLQNPKENVKISIFQNGNFKTTIQNIKPQYTIGTELIYRYNNETQFWAGNEFYTFDSSNIRITNNSVAMVTAGDIYNSHLYTNYSRKNKVYTYFPDFNGNFIIRNIGAVENEDIESDYTWVYFTLDAPDFFSNENIYINGMFNNYSISEENKMNYNKEKGVYEKAILLKQGYVNYQYVIANTNGKIDYKNAIDGNFYLTENQYDVIVYYRANNERYDRVIGKARNNSETIRN; this is encoded by the coding sequence ATGATCAAAAAACTTACAACTATCTTATTATCAATAGTTTTTAATTTTACTTTTGCTCAAATCGAGAAAGAAGTAGTTCCGCCATTTAATATAAAAACAGTCTCTTTTACACAAAATGGTAACAATGTAATTCCTTTTTTTAGATTGGGCGAACAATTTCAAATTGAATTTGATGATCTATATGGAAATGAAGCTGATTATTACTATACTATAACACAATGCAACTACGATTGGACACCTTCTATTTTAGCTAAACAAGAATATTTAAATGGTATAGACAATCAAAGAATAATGAACTACCTCAATTCTTACAACACCCTTCAACAGTACTCACATTACATTCAAGAATTTCCTAATCGTTTCAATTCAATTACAAAAAGTGGTAACTATATTATTAAAGTTTTTAATGATGAACAAGAATTAGTTTTCTCTAGAAAATTTATAATTTATGAAGATCAAATTGGGGTTCAACTATCCATTAGGCGCTCAAGAAGCTTTGATACTTTAAATGAAAAACAAAATATTGAATTAGCTATAAATTATGGCGAATCATATTTACAAAACCCTAAAGAGAATGTAAAAATTAGTATTTTTCAAAATGGAAATTTCAAAACAACCATTCAGAATATAAAACCTCAATACACTATTGGAACTGAATTAATTTACCGTTACAATAATGAAACTCAATTTTGGGCAGGTAATGAATTTTACACATTCGACTCTTCAAATATTAGAATCACTAACAATAGCGTTGCCATGGTAACAGCTGGTGATATATATAATTCACATCTTTACACAAATTATTCAAGAAAAAATAAAGTTTACACTTACTTCCCAGATTTTAATGGAAACTTCATTATACGCAATATTGGTGCAGTAGAAAATGAAGATATTGAATCCGATTATACATGGGTGTATTTTACACTAGACGCGCCGGATTTTTTTTCCAATGAAAACATATACATCAATGGTATGTTCAACAATTATTCTATTTCTGAGGAAAATAAAATGAATTACAACAAAGAAAAAGGAGTTTACGAAAAAGCTATACTACTCAAACAAGGCTATGTAAATTATCAGTATGTAATTGCAAATACAAATGGAAAAATTGATTACAAAAACGCAATTGATGGAAATTTCTATTTAACAGAAAATCAATATGATGTAATCGTTTACTATAGAGCGAACAACGAACGTTACGATAGGGTTATTGGTAAAGCTAGAAACAATAGCGAAACTATTAGAAATTAA
- a CDS encoding DUF3667 domain-containing protein — protein MNSTKRITLSDFIEEFFSNFYAYDSKIRNTFSYLFTKPAFVAHQIINGKRQTFANPFRLFLSISIIYFLFSSFFNPEESSIFKTKQIENNDSIKRETNFTYYSSKEIKNSSYFIKKIKTLDNYYSAIEENEEIDFNNANKKLGLTNSSDNHYLYTRAELTKDFVKNGLQSKIMKAYNEKRPFIIFLLLPFITIAFLISFRNKTYNYTDHLVFVYTVATVLFIKYFFDLLFLHIVGFPIESITAILFILYIYRSLRKFYNYSRWKTILKFVLLTFTSTIIGIPILLLTFIFVFLIT, from the coding sequence TTGAATTCTACGAAAAGAATTACACTTTCTGATTTTATAGAAGAATTTTTCTCCAATTTTTACGCTTATGATTCAAAGATTAGAAATACTTTTTCTTATTTATTCACAAAACCAGCCTTTGTAGCACATCAAATTATAAATGGGAAAAGACAAACGTTTGCCAATCCTTTTAGACTTTTTTTAAGTATATCAATTATTTATTTTTTATTTTCAAGTTTTTTTAACCCTGAAGAAAGCTCAATTTTTAAAACCAAACAAATTGAAAACAACGACTCCATAAAAAGAGAAACTAATTTCACATACTACAGTTCAAAAGAAATTAAAAATTCAAGTTATTTTATAAAAAAAATCAAAACACTTGATAATTACTATTCTGCTATTGAGGAAAATGAGGAAATTGATTTTAATAATGCTAATAAAAAATTAGGCCTAACAAACTCCAGTGACAACCATTATTTATACACAAGAGCTGAATTAACAAAAGACTTTGTAAAAAACGGACTACAAAGTAAAATAATGAAAGCTTATAATGAAAAAAGGCCCTTTATAATCTTTCTCTTACTACCCTTCATAACTATTGCTTTTTTAATTTCATTTAGAAACAAAACTTATAATTACACTGATCATTTAGTATTTGTTTACACAGTAGCCACTGTACTTTTTATTAAATACTTTTTTGATTTATTGTTTTTACATATAGTAGGTTTCCCAATAGAATCTATTACAGCTATACTATTTATTCTGTACATCTACAGATCTTTAAGAAAATTTTACAACTATAGTAGATGGAAAACAATA